One Prunus dulcis chromosome 7, ALMONDv2, whole genome shotgun sequence DNA segment encodes these proteins:
- the LOC117635536 gene encoding umecyanin-like gives MVAKSMNVSNVLVLVIAAAVFTLHGTEAAQYTVGDELGWTIPPGGAATYASWAAKHSLVVSDILTFNFAVGEQDLALVTKEDFDACNTAEPLFVFQEPGDFIFESEGMYYLTCTFAGHCTKGQKIALYFAPSGGSPSPSPAASQSADDAAAHATAVKFVSKKQHGLKKLLPVMM, from the exons ATGGTGGCTAAAAGCATGAATGTGAGCAATGTGCTGGTCCTTGTTATAGCAGCGGCAGTATTCACGCTACATGGAACAGAAGCCGCACAATACACAGTAGGTGACGAGCTCGGTTGGACCATTCCTCCGGGTGGCGCCGCCACTTACGCTTCATGGGCTGCCAAGCATAGTTTGGTAGTTTCTGATATTCTAA CATTTAACTTTGCGGTTGGAGAACAAGATTTGGCTTTAGTAACCAAGGAGGATTTTGATGCGTGCAACACAGCCGAACCGTTGTTTGTGTTCCAAGAACCAGGGGACTTTATATTTGAAAGTGAGGGCATGTATTATTTGACCTGCACCTTCGCCGGCCATTGCACCAAAGGCCAAAAGATTGCCCTCTACTTCGCTCCCTCAGGCGGATCTCCATCTCCAAGTCCCGCTGCAAGTCAAAGTGCTGATGATGCTGCCGCG CATGCTACCGCGGTCAAATTTGTGTCCAAAAAACAACACGGGCTCAAGAAATTACTGCCTGTAATGATGTAA
- the LOC117635535 gene encoding cucumber peeling cupredoxin-like: MASKLVSHNVRAAVFVIVIAAAAALIIERAEAETHTVGGASGWTNTLAPEFYTSWAANHTFKVGDILVFEFTTGGHDVARLGKEAFDACNNTDLLSPPENQGPAKYSLNQTGDYYFICAFPAHCSQGQKLSIKVIATGPSAPAPAPHSEAPTTPTAPAPNSEPPKTPSPSPSASPSSQAETPPSEATTPSSSPPTRAATTAPPPSSASSLASAISTFMSIAIALFYLF; the protein is encoded by the exons ATGGCGTCTAAACTAGTTAGTCATAATGTGAGAGCTGctgtttttgtaattgttATAGCAGCAGCAGCGGCATTGATCATAGAAAGAGCAGAAGCTGAAACACACACCGTAGGCGGCGCTTCTGGCTGGACCAATACTCTTGCTCCCGAATTTTATACTTCCTGGGCTGCCAATCACACCTTCAAAGTTGGCGACATTCTAG tGTTCGAATTCACTACCGGAGGACATGACGTAGCGAGACTTGGAAAGGAAGCTTTTGATGCGTGCAACAACACCGATCTGTTGAGCCCACCTGAAAACCAAGGACCCGCCAAATACAGCCTCAATCAAACTGGCGATTACTATTTCATCTGTGCTTTCCCTGCTCACTGTAGCCAGGGTCAAAAGTTAAGCATCAAAGTCATAGCCACTGGCCCTTCTGCCCCTGCCCCTGCTCCTCATTCTGAAGCCCCCACAACTCCTACTGCTCCTGCTCCTAATTCTGAACCCCCCAAaactccttctccttctccttctgcttctccttcttctcaaGCCGAGACTCCTCCTTCTGAGGCCACAACTCCTTCTTCGTCGCCACCAACTAGGGCAGCCACAACAGCACCTCCTCCGTCCTCAGCCTCGTCTCTGGCTTCTGCTATTTCTACTTTCATGTCCATTGCCATTGCTCTTTTCTACCTCTTCTAG
- the LOC117635811 gene encoding glucan endo-1,3-beta-glucosidase 14-like, translating to MMKSFWFFAQFLRVFLVFSTLIASVAVQAFTGAYGINYGRIADNIPSPDKVATLLRAAKIKNVRIYDADHSVLKAFSGTGLDLVVGLPNGYLKDMSANEDHAMDWVKENVQAFLPETRIRGIAVGNEVLGGTDYELWGALLGAVKNIYNAIKELGLTDVVQITTAHSQAVFANSFPPSSCIFRDNVKQQYMKPLLEFFSEIGSPFCLNAYPFLAYMSDPENIDINYALFQKTQGISDPKTDLHYDNMLDAQIDAAYAALEDTGFKKMEVIITETGWASRGDDSEAAATVNNARTYNYNLRKRLAKKKGTPLRPKSVVKAYIFAIFNENLKPGPTSERNFGLYKPDGTIAYDIGFHGLVSSSADSLRLSSKDIGARGWSRSQYLILPISMAAAFLLFLR from the exons ATGATGAAGAGCTTCTGGTTCTTTGCTCAGTTTCTTCGCGTCTTCTTGGTCTTCTCCACTCTAATTG CCTCTGTGGCAGTACAAGCATTCACTGGAGCCTATGGAATAAATTATGGAAGAATTGCAGATAACATCCCTTCTCCTGATAAAGTTGCTACTCTTCTCAGAGCAGCAAAGATAAAGAATGTCAGGATATATGATGCTGATCACAGTGTTCTCAAGGCTTTTAGCGGGACTGGGCTTGATTTAGTGGTAGGACTTCCAAATGGATACCTGAAAGACATGAGTGCCAATGAGGACCATGCAATGGATTGGGTTAAAGAAAATGTGCAGGCATTCCTTCCTGAAACACGAATCCGTGGGATTGCTGTGGGCAATGAAGTATTAGGTGGGACTGATTATGAATTGTGGGGAGCTCTGTTGGGTGCAGTTAAAAATATCTATAATGCAATAAAGGAGCTAGGATTAACTGATGTAGTTCAGATTACCACTGCCCATTCACAGGCTGTTTTTGCTAATTCCTTCCCTCCCTCTTCCTGTATATTCAGAGATAATGTTAAACAGCAATACATGAAGCCACTTTTGGAGTTCTTCTCAGAAATCGGGTCTCCTTTCTGTTTAAATGCTTACCCATTCCTTGCCTACATGAGTGATCCGGAGAACATTGATATTAATTATGCTCTTTTCCAGAAAACTCAGGGGATTTCTGATCCAAAGACTGACCTTCATTATGATAACATGCTTGATGCTCAGATTGATGCAGCCTATGCAGCATTGGAAGATACTGGATTCAAAAAGATGGAAGTTATCATTACAGAGACAGGGTGGGCTTCACGTGGAGATGACAGTGAAGCTGCAGCTACAGTAAATAATGCCAGGACATATAATTATAATCTACGTAAAAGGctagcaaagaaaaaagggacCCCTCTCCGACCAAAGTCTGTAGTGAAGGCATATATTTTTGCCATATTTAATGAGAACTTGAAACCAGGGCCAACTTCTGAGAGAAATTTTGGACTGTACAAGCCTGATGGGACCATTGCATATGACATTGGGTTTCATGGACTTGTATCATCATCTGCAGATTCGTTGCGCTTATCTTCGAAG GATATTGGAGCTCGAGGCTGGTCTCGCTCGCAATACTTGATATTACCAATCTCTATGGCGGCAGcatttcttctgtttttgagATGA